A section of the Phoenix dactylifera cultivar Barhee BC4 unplaced genomic scaffold, palm_55x_up_171113_PBpolish2nd_filt_p 000233F, whole genome shotgun sequence genome encodes:
- the LOC103718368 gene encoding protein MET1, chloroplastic yields MSVASITNPPIGASPSLPRRKLTKLSPCTHLPFRLSLPKSAIPLSEPPACFPAARSAKASVFVASVSSSATESQPSKSEGEEGGGGEEPYEEYEVELEKPYGLKFAKGRDGGTYIDAIAPGGSADRTGMFTVGDKVLATSAVFGTEIWPAAEYGRTMYTIRQRIGPLVMKMQKRYGKLMDAGELTEKEIIRQERNSGVISNTVREIQMQNYMRKMEQKDRRENDLREGLKLYRNGKYEEALEKFESVLGLKPEPDEASVASYNVACCYSKLNQVQAGLSALEDAMEAGYEDFKTIRNDPDLANLRASEEFEPLIKKYDESFVNENAINAIKSFFGIFNKK; encoded by the exons ATGTCCGTTGCCTCCATTACCAACCCACCTATCGGTGCCTCTCCTTCCCTTCCAAGAAGAAAGCTTACAAAGCTCAGTCCTTGCACTCATCTCCCCTTCAGGCTGTCCCTTCCCAAGTCCGCCATCCCACTTTCCGAGCCCCCGGCATGCTTCCCTGCTGCCCGGTCGGCGAAAGCTTCGGTCTTCGTAGCCAGCGTTTCCTCGTCGGCCACCGAGTCTCAGCCTTCGAAATCGGAAGGTGAAgagggtggaggaggagaggagccgTACGAAGAGTACGAGGTCGAATTGGAGAAGCCGTATGGATTGAAGTTTGCGAAAGGACGCGACGGGGGCACTTACATCGATGCAATCGCGCCTGGAGGCTCAGCAGACAGGACCGGGATGTTCACCGTTGGAGATAAAGTACTTGCCACCAG TGCTGTGTTCGGAACAGAGATATGGCCAGCTGCAGAATACGGCCGAACGATGTATACCATTCGTCAAAGAATCGGGCCTTTGGTCATGAaaatgcaaaagagatatg GGAAGTTGATGGATGCTGGTGAGCTTACCGAGAAAGAGATCATAAGACAAGAAAGGAATTCTGGAGTTATCAGCAACACAGTGAGGGAAATCCAG ATGCAAAATTATATGCGGAAAATGGAACAGAAGGATCGCAGGGAGAATGATCTTCGTGAGGGGCTGAAGCTTTACAG GAATGGGAAATATGAAGAAGCTTTGGAAAAATTTGAGTCAGTATTAGGCTTGAAACCAGAACCAGATGAAGCTTCAGTTGCAAGTTACAATGTAGCATGCTGTTATTCCAAGCTTAATCAG GTACAAGCTGGTCTTTCTGCTTTAGAAGATGCTATGGAAGCAGGATATGAAGATTTCAAG ACCATTCGAAATGATCCTGACTTAGCAAACTTAAGAGCTTCCGAGGAATTTGAGCCTCTCATAAAGAAGTACGATGAGTCCTTTGTCAATGAGAATGCCATCAATGCCATCAAATCATTTTTTGGCATATTCAACAAGAAATAG
- the LOC103718367 gene encoding YTH domain-containing protein ECT4-like, translating into MAAVAPAADQATDLLQNLSLEPKNKTHDSPEVTKKPSGIQYGSADGAVVPSAQVPSQERSVTPLLQDVMDASMCYIPSGYPSTTYYYGGYDGAMNEWKDFARYANPDGVEMPPPGVYGDLYHHGYGYAPYGAYPSPGSTVATMGHDGQLYGPQHYQYPAQYYQTPTPAPKQVSPSQGEVSTSAAADQPPISVDDTKANSNVIVSGNADGSTGAAAAKPSQQNSSLASTGLHSRGVLTSVLPSSGFQDPRFGFDAMRSPIPWFDAPVYPDVQHRPAITNTASSTTSARNQNLRPLPHFMGMHAPRPVMGPAAPGIMNRMYPNNRMYRQYGNAFETGPGFHTNGYDSRTNGRWGLSMDSKYKPRGRGNGFYTYINENLDGLGELNRGPRAGRFRTQKGFGQTFTIAVKGQSLPTNRNIEDASLVPDKEQYNRADFAETYSDAKFFVIKSYSEDDVHKSIKYNVWASTPNGNKKLDAAYQEAKEKYSGCPVFLFFSVNTSGQFVGVAEMVGPVDFNKTVDYWQQDKWNGCFPVKWHIVKDVPNGFLKHITLENNDNKPVTNSRDTQEVKLEQGLQILKLFKDHKSKTSILDDFTFYETRQKVMQEKKAKQQQLQKKVVDGMPVDIEENSKNGTDGKPGFQIPLVPVLKKEPVQGGLVELKTSKENGVPAVSGVDPKDATPVTEKHTPASSIAHGC; encoded by the exons ATGGCTGCCGTGGCTCCCGCCGCTGATC AAGCTACAGATTTACTGCAGAATCTGTCGCTGGAGCCCAAGAACAAGACTCATGATTCTCCAGAGGTTACCAAGAAG CCTTCTGGGATTCAGTATGGTTCTGCGGATGGTGCAGTTGTGCCAAGCGCACAAGTCCCGTCACAAGAGCGCTCTGTGACTCCTCTACTTCAGGATGTTATGGATGCAAGCATGTGTTACATACCTAGTGGATATCCATCGACAACTTATTACTATGGAG GCTATGATGGTGCAATGAATGAGTGGAAGGATTTTGCTAGATATGCGAATCCTGATGGAGTGGAGATGCCGCCTCCT GGAGTTTATGGGGATCTGTATCACCATGGATATGGGTATGCTCCTTATGGTGCATACCCTTCTCCTGGTTCTACAGTTGCAACCATGGGGCATGATGGTCAGCTATATGGCCCTCAACATTACCAGTATCCAGCTCAATATTACCAAACACCAACACCTGCTCCTAAACAAGTTTCTCCTTCTCAAGGGGAAGTTTCAACCTCTGCTGCTGCAGACCAGCCCCCTATTTCAGTAGACGATACTAAAGCTAATTCCAATGTAATTGTTAGTGGAAATGCAGACGGGAGCACTGGAGCAGCTGCAGCAAAACCAAGCCAACAAAATTCATCATTAGCATCAACAGGCCTGCACAGTAGAGGTGTTTTAACCAGTGTGCTTCCCTCTTCCGGTTTCCAGGATCCAAGATTCGGTTTTGATGCGATGCGGTCACCTATTCCATGGTTTGATGCCCCTGTGTACCCTGATGTGCAGCATAGGCCAGCTATAACTAATACTGCCTCTTCCACTACATCAGCAAGAAACCAAAATCTCCGCCCCCTTCCTCACTTCATG GGTATGCATGCCCCAAGACCTGTGATGGGACCAGCAGCCCCCGGAATCATGAACAGGATGTATCCTAACAACAGAATGTACCGCCAGTATGGCAATGCATTTGAAACTGGTCCGGGGTTTCATACAAATGGTTATGATTCCAGAACTAATGGCCGTTGGGGTTTATCTATGGACAGCAAGTATAAGCCTAGGGGCCGAGGCAATGGATTCTATACTTACATTAATGAGAACTTGGATGGTTTGGGTGAGCTGAACAGAGGACCTAGGGCTGGTCGATTCAGAACCCAGAAGGGGTTTGGACAAACTTTTACTATTGCTGTCAAGGGACAGAGCCTTCCGACAAATCGAAACATTGAGGATGCTAGCCTAGTTCCTGACAAGGAGCAGTATAACCGAGCAGACTTCGCTGAAACATATTCTGATGCAAAGTTTTTTGTCATTAAGTCATACAGTGAGGATGATGTTCACAAGAGTATTAAGTACAACGTTTGGGCTAGCACTCCCAATGGGAACAAGAAACTTGATGCTGCTTATCAGGAAGCAAAGGAGAAGTATAGTGGCTGCCCAGTCTTTTTGTTCTTCTCT GTGAACACTAGTGGACAGTTTGTTGGTGTTGCAGAAATGGTAGGCCCTGTTGATTTCAACAAGACTGTGGACTACTGGCAACAAGACAAGTGGAATGGGTGTTTCCCTGTCAAGTGGCACATTGTAAAGGATGTACCCAACGGCTTTCTCAAGCACATTACACTAGAGAACAATGACAACAAACCAGTGACCAACAGTAGAGACACTCAGGAG GTGAAGCTTGAGCAAGGCCTGCAAATTCTTAAGCTTTTTAAGGATCACAAGAGCAAGACTTCCATTCTGGATGACTTCACTTTTTATGAGACACGCCAGAAGGTGATGCAAGAAAAAAAGGCGAAGCAACAGCAGCTTCAGAAAAAG gttGTGGATGGAATGCCAGTAGACATTGAGGAGAATAGCAAAAATGGGACAGATGGGAAGCCCGGATTTCAGATTCCTCTGGTTCCAGTTTTGAAGAAGGAACCTGTCCAGGGTGGGCTTGTAGAACTAAAGACATCAAAGGAAAATGGTGTACCTGCAGTATCTGGTGTTGATCCGAAGGATGCTACACCAGTGACTGAGAAGCATACTCCTGCAAGTAGCATTGCTCATGGCTGTTAG